From a single Maritimibacter sp. DP1N21-5 genomic region:
- a CDS encoding TrkH family potassium uptake protein: MFDLRPVVYVIGWLVAALGATMLIPMLVDLYFGRPDWAVFLQSAVITVTLGAAMSIASANGVSAGLSVQQTFFLTTLVWVALPAFGALPFIFSEIGARPVDAMFEAMSGMTTTGSTVFSGLDAMPEGILLWRSMLQWFGGIGIIVVAMVFLPELRVGGMQIFRSEAFETMGKVLPRAAEIAGQISWIYVALTVLNMLAYLAVGMTPFDAVNHALTTMSTGGFSTHDASFGVYQGAPEYVASIFMILASLPFVRYIQIVAGTAKPIFRDSQIRAYVATIFTLAIVMTLYRLIGNGDHFEHGFREGVFNVTSIISGTGYASVDYQLWGTFPVVAFFFIGLIGGCAGSTACSVKIFRYQILIAAIKTRIQQISAPHGVFTPRFEGRPIPEAVLSSVMAFFVMFVVSLGILAVLLSMTGLDMVTSLSGAATAIANIGPGLGDTIGPAGNFAPLNDTAKWLLTAAMLVGRLELLSVYVIFTLRFWRA; encoded by the coding sequence ATGTTCGACCTGCGTCCCGTCGTCTATGTCATCGGCTGGCTCGTCGCCGCACTCGGCGCAACGATGCTCATCCCGATGCTGGTGGATCTCTACTTCGGAAGGCCCGACTGGGCCGTGTTCCTTCAATCCGCCGTCATCACGGTGACGCTTGGCGCTGCCATGTCCATCGCCTCGGCCAATGGCGTCAGCGCAGGGCTGTCGGTTCAGCAGACCTTCTTTCTCACGACGCTGGTCTGGGTGGCCCTCCCGGCCTTTGGTGCCTTGCCCTTCATCTTCTCGGAAATCGGCGCGCGACCCGTGGACGCCATGTTCGAGGCGATGTCGGGCATGACCACGACCGGCTCGACGGTATTTTCAGGCCTGGACGCCATGCCGGAGGGCATTCTCCTGTGGCGGTCGATGCTGCAATGGTTCGGGGGCATCGGGATCATCGTCGTCGCCATGGTGTTCCTGCCGGAACTTCGCGTCGGCGGGATGCAGATTTTCCGCTCGGAAGCCTTCGAGACGATGGGGAAAGTGCTGCCGCGCGCCGCCGAAATCGCGGGTCAGATCAGCTGGATCTATGTTGCGCTGACCGTCCTGAACATGCTCGCCTATCTCGCCGTGGGCATGACGCCCTTCGACGCGGTCAACCACGCGCTGACCACTATGTCGACAGGGGGCTTCTCCACCCATGACGCGAGCTTCGGCGTCTATCAGGGTGCCCCGGAATATGTCGCGTCGATCTTCATGATCCTCGCCTCGCTGCCCTTCGTGCGCTATATCCAGATCGTCGCCGGCACCGCGAAGCCCATTTTCCGGGACAGCCAGATCCGGGCCTATGTCGCGACCATCTTCACCCTCGCGATCGTCATGACGCTCTACCGCCTGATCGGCAACGGCGACCATTTCGAGCACGGCTTCCGGGAAGGCGTCTTCAACGTCACCTCGATCATTTCCGGCACGGGTTATGCCAGCGTCGACTACCAGCTCTGGGGCACCTTCCCGGTGGTGGCCTTCTTCTTCATCGGCCTTATCGGGGGCTGCGCCGGATCGACCGCCTGCTCGGTCAAGATCTTCCGCTACCAGATCCTCATCGCTGCGATCAAAACCCGCATCCAGCAAATCTCGGCCCCCCACGGCGTCTTTACCCCCCGGTTCGAGGGCCGACCCATTCCCGAGGCGGTCCTGTCGTCGGTGATGGCCTTCTTCGTGATGTTCGTCGTCTCCTTGGGCATCCTCGCCGTGCTCCTGTCGATGACCGGGCTCGACATGGTCACATCGCTGTCGGGTGCGGCCACCGCCATCGCGAACATCGGGCCGGGGCTTGGCGATACCATCGGACCAGCGGGCAATTTCGCGCCGCTCAACGACACCGCGAAGTGGCTCCTGACCGCGGCGATGCTGGTCGGGCGGCTCGAGCTTCTGTCGGTCTACGTCATCTTCACGTTGCGTTTCTGGAGGGCCTGA
- a CDS encoding CheB methylesterase domain-containing protein encodes MDDCDPFLPGATHDDPIVKHDAGVVLPKAHGPPPRHQPRVIAIGASTGGTEALAAIFNDLPPRLPPIAVVQHMPEGFIQGFASRLNLGSAIEVFEAEQGRVILPGQAAIARGDRHMVLVRDVGGYRIDLLDGPRVSRHRPSVDVLFRSVAQTVGASAIGVLLTGMGDDGARGLLEMRQAGARTLAQNAQTCVVYGMPRVAVELGAATTVLPLGRIASEIVDWARAGARQPIP; translated from the coding sequence ATGGACGATTGCGACCCTTTCTTGCCGGGTGCTACGCACGACGACCCGATCGTGAAACATGATGCCGGTGTCGTCCTGCCGAAGGCGCATGGCCCGCCGCCACGCCACCAGCCCCGTGTCATCGCCATCGGGGCCTCGACCGGCGGGACCGAGGCGCTCGCGGCCATCTTCAATGACCTTCCGCCGCGCCTTCCGCCCATCGCGGTGGTCCAGCATATGCCCGAAGGCTTCATCCAGGGTTTTGCCTCGCGCCTGAACCTTGGATCGGCGATCGAGGTCTTCGAGGCCGAGCAGGGCAGGGTCATTCTGCCTGGACAGGCCGCCATCGCCCGGGGGGACAGACACATGGTCCTCGTGCGGGACGTCGGCGGCTACCGGATCGACCTTCTGGATGGACCGCGCGTGTCGCGCCACCGCCCCTCGGTCGATGTCCTGTTTCGGTCCGTCGCGCAGACCGTCGGTGCCAGCGCGATCGGCGTGCTTCTGACGGGCATGGGCGACGACGGCGCGCGGGGGCTTTTGGAGATGCGACAGGCCGGCGCCCGGACGCTCGCGCAAAACGCGCAGACCTGCGTGGTCTACGGCATGCCCCGTGTCGCGGTGGAACTGGGCGCCGCGACGACAGTCTTGCCGCTGGGTCGGATCGCTTCGGAGATTGTCGACTGGGCGAGGGCGGGAGCGAGACAGCCGATCCCCTGA
- the folE2 gene encoding GTP cyclohydrolase FolE2 has product MNHVTKVTALDRDDAKRALDVLRDWAMRADPAEVAALDPAIARLLPDAPLGNYPDLKRTYDPHFEVDADYKASLPDLQNGPASLIQGEKAIIQHVGISNFRLPIRYHTRDNGDLTLETSVTGTVSLEAEKKGINMSRIMRSFYAHAEKTFSFEVIEAALDDYKTDLESLDARIEMSFSFPMKVESLRSGLQGYQYYNIALELVEEGGVRRKFIHLDYVYSSTCPCSLELSEHARQFRGQLATPHSQRSVARISAEVAPDQCCLWFEDLIELCRAAVPTETQVMVKREDEQAFAELNAANPIFVEDAARLFTERLKADDRIGDFRVVASHQESLHSHDAVSILTEGPTFRATSLDPRLFSTLIHAG; this is encoded by the coding sequence ATGAACCATGTGACCAAAGTCACCGCATTGGATCGCGACGATGCCAAGCGCGCGCTCGACGTGTTGCGTGATTGGGCGATGCGTGCCGATCCGGCGGAAGTCGCCGCGCTCGATCCTGCGATTGCGCGGCTCTTGCCGGATGCGCCCTTGGGGAACTACCCGGACCTCAAGCGGACCTATGATCCGCATTTCGAGGTCGACGCCGACTACAAGGCTTCGCTCCCCGATCTCCAGAACGGTCCAGCGAGCCTGATCCAGGGCGAGAAGGCGATCATTCAGCATGTCGGCATCTCGAATTTCCGCCTGCCGATTCGCTACCACACGCGCGACAACGGCGACCTGACGCTTGAAACCTCCGTGACCGGAACGGTGAGCCTCGAGGCCGAGAAGAAGGGCATCAACATGAGCCGCATCATGCGGTCGTTTTATGCCCATGCCGAGAAGACCTTCAGTTTCGAGGTTATCGAAGCAGCGCTCGATGACTACAAGACCGATCTAGAGAGCCTCGACGCGCGGATCGAAATGTCATTTTCCTTCCCTATGAAGGTCGAAAGCCTGCGCTCCGGGTTGCAGGGCTATCAGTATTACAACATTGCGCTGGAGCTCGTCGAAGAGGGCGGTGTCCGGCGCAAGTTCATTCATCTGGACTATGTCTATTCCTCGACCTGCCCCTGTTCGCTGGAGCTTTCCGAACATGCGCGTCAGTTCCGGGGACAGCTTGCAACGCCGCATTCGCAACGGTCCGTCGCTCGTATCTCGGCCGAAGTCGCACCGGATCAGTGTTGCCTCTGGTTCGAGGACCTGATCGAGCTGTGCCGCGCGGCGGTGCCGACCGAAACGCAGGTCATGGTGAAACGCGAGGATGAACAGGCTTTCGCGGAACTGAACGCGGCCAACCCGATCTTTGTGGAGGATGCCGCCCGGCTCTTCACAGAGCGGTTGAAGGCCGATGACCGGATCGGTGATTTCCGCGTGGTGGCCAGTCATCAGGAGAGCCTGCACAGCCACGACGCCGTCTCGATCCTGACCGAGGGTCCCACGTTCAGGGCCACCTCGCTTGATCCGCGTCTCTTCTCGACCCTCATTCACGCGGGCTGA
- a CDS encoding PLP-dependent aspartate aminotransferase family protein has product MANFSKRTQMVHGGIRRSQYGELSEAMFMTQAFVYPNAEAAEARFVKAGEDEFIYARYGNPTNRMFEDRLAMLEGTEDAFACTSGMAAVNGALMALTKAGDHVVSSRALFGSCLYILEEVLARFGVEITLVDGTDNAAWEAAIRPDTRLVFFESISNPTLEVVDMAHVVSLAHAVGALVVADNAMVTPVYSYAAKMGADLVVYSTTKHVDGQGRMLGGAICGSRELIRGPIEAYMKHTGGAINPFAAWTHLKALETIDLRVRAQSDSALKVVEALSGHEKLSFVNYPTHPSHPQYDLAIAQAPSAGTVLAFEVKGGKEACFTFLNALEIFIISNNFADAKSIATHPATTTHQRLPQDQKDLLGISDGLVRLSVGLEDPSDLIGDLMQALDRV; this is encoded by the coding sequence ATGGCGAATTTCTCGAAGCGGACCCAGATGGTGCACGGCGGCATCCGGCGCAGCCAGTATGGCGAACTGTCCGAGGCGATGTTCATGACGCAGGCCTTCGTCTATCCGAACGCGGAAGCGGCCGAGGCGCGCTTCGTGAAGGCGGGGGAGGACGAGTTCATCTATGCCCGCTACGGCAACCCGACGAACCGCATGTTCGAGGACCGTCTTGCCATGCTCGAAGGCACCGAGGACGCTTTCGCCTGCACCTCGGGCATGGCTGCCGTGAATGGCGCGCTCATGGCCCTGACCAAGGCAGGGGATCACGTGGTGTCCTCCCGCGCGCTCTTCGGCTCGTGCCTTTACATCCTCGAAGAGGTGCTCGCGCGTTTCGGGGTCGAGATCACTTTGGTCGACGGCACCGACAACGCGGCCTGGGAAGCGGCGATCCGGCCCGACACGCGGCTCGTGTTCTTCGAGTCGATCTCGAACCCGACGCTCGAGGTGGTGGACATGGCCCATGTGGTGAGCCTGGCCCATGCGGTCGGGGCGCTGGTCGTGGCCGACAATGCGATGGTCACGCCGGTCTATTCCTATGCGGCCAAGATGGGCGCGGACCTCGTCGTCTATTCGACGACGAAGCACGTGGACGGGCAGGGGCGGATGCTGGGCGGTGCGATCTGCGGGTCGCGCGAACTCATCCGTGGGCCGATCGAAGCCTACATGAAACACACGGGCGGCGCGATTAACCCCTTCGCGGCCTGGACCCACCTGAAGGCGCTGGAGACCATCGACCTGCGGGTGCGCGCCCAGTCGGACAGCGCGCTCAAGGTCGTCGAGGCCCTGTCGGGTCACGAAAAGCTGAGCTTCGTGAACTACCCGACGCATCCCAGCCATCCGCAATATGACCTCGCCATTGCACAGGCGCCCTCAGCCGGGACCGTGCTCGCCTTCGAGGTGAAAGGCGGCAAGGAGGCGTGCTTTACCTTCCTGAACGCTCTCGAGATCTTCATCATCTCGAACAACTTCGCCGACGCGAAATCCATCGCGACGCATCCCGCGACAACCACGCATCAGCGACTGCCGCAGGATCAGAAAGATCTGCTCGGCATCTCGGACGGACTGGTGCGGCTGTCGGTCGGGCTCGAGGATCCGTCGGACCTGATCGGGGATCTCATGCAGGCGTTGGATAGGGTGTGA
- a CDS encoding alpha/beta fold hydrolase has product MTHLIVNALSDGLDVDKSALSEALATLPRSAPVVILIHGFKYAPGVTGHCPHDSILSPQASRRGWKLVSWPRHLGLGQDALVLSFGWEAIGSIWAAYRRAGAAGERLAGFVADLGRPVHMLGHSLGGRVALSALAHAREGSIGRIVLMTGAEFRGPARAATASPAGRRAEVLNVTSRENAVFDMMLSASMGMRGRTVGAGMTQPGWTDLRIDRFATRDRLARLGHPIAAPSARVCHWSTYLRPGLLPLYGAVIRGDLPLSWLAEPADAPLPPLPLAASLSS; this is encoded by the coding sequence ATGACGCACCTCATCGTGAATGCCCTGTCGGACGGGCTCGACGTCGACAAAAGTGCGCTGTCGGAGGCCCTCGCCACTTTGCCCCGAAGCGCACCGGTCGTCATCCTGATCCACGGGTTCAAATACGCGCCGGGCGTCACGGGCCATTGCCCGCACGATTCGATCCTGTCGCCTCAGGCGAGCCGCCGTGGCTGGAAGCTCGTCTCCTGGCCCCGGCACCTTGGCCTTGGGCAGGACGCCCTTGTCCTGTCTTTTGGCTGGGAGGCAATCGGGTCGATCTGGGCCGCCTATCGCCGCGCAGGCGCGGCGGGGGAACGCCTTGCCGGTTTCGTCGCGGATCTTGGCCGGCCCGTTCACATGCTGGGCCATTCGCTCGGCGGCCGGGTCGCCTTGTCCGCGCTCGCCCATGCGCGGGAAGGCAGCATCGGGCGGATCGTCCTCATGACCGGGGCCGAGTTTCGCGGCCCGGCACGGGCGGCGACGGCCTCGCCCGCGGGACGTCGGGCCGAGGTGCTCAACGTCACCAGCCGGGAGAACGCGGTCTTCGACATGATGCTGTCGGCGTCGATGGGGATGCGCGGTCGCACCGTCGGTGCCGGCATGACCCAGCCCGGCTGGACGGACCTGCGGATCGACCGTTTCGCGACCCGGGACCGGCTCGCACGCCTCGGCCACCCGATTGCGGCCCCTTCGGCACGCGTCTGCCACTGGTCGACCTACCTGCGTCCCGGGCTCCTCCCGCTCTACGGCGCGGTGATCCGGGGCGATCTGCCCCTGTCCTGGCTTGCCGAACCTGCCGACGCGCCCCTGCCCCCCTTGCCCCTCGCTGCCAGTCTGTCATCCTGA
- a CDS encoding glutathione S-transferase N-terminal domain-containing protein: MPAPIELHYWPTPNGWKITIALEEMGLPYDVKFVNIGKGEQFEPAFLKIAPNNRMPAIVDPDGPDGAPISIFESGAILQYLARKTGKFCGPTERDRIAVDQWLMWQMGGLGPMAGQAHHFLTYAPAMDPPQDLPYAKDRYRAETGRLYGVMDRRLAEAEYLAGDFYSIADMACYGWASLWERQEQTLDDKPNLARWLDTLAARDAVQRGMAVGAEKRSKLQDDKDAQKVLFKQ, from the coding sequence ATGCCCGCGCCGATCGAGCTTCATTACTGGCCCACGCCCAATGGCTGGAAGATCACCATTGCCCTGGAAGAAATGGGCCTGCCCTATGACGTGAAATTCGTGAACATCGGCAAGGGCGAACAATTCGAGCCCGCGTTCCTCAAGATTGCGCCCAACAACCGGATGCCAGCCATCGTGGACCCGGACGGGCCCGACGGCGCGCCGATCTCGATCTTCGAAAGCGGCGCGATCCTGCAATACCTTGCGCGCAAGACCGGCAAGTTCTGCGGCCCGACCGAGCGCGACCGGATCGCCGTGGACCAGTGGCTCATGTGGCAGATGGGCGGGCTCGGTCCCATGGCCGGACAGGCGCACCACTTCCTGACCTATGCGCCCGCGATGGACCCGCCGCAGGACCTTCCCTATGCCAAGGACCGCTACCGGGCCGAGACCGGGCGGCTTTACGGCGTCATGGACCGGCGGTTGGCCGAGGCGGAGTATCTCGCCGGCGACTTCTATTCCATTGCCGACATGGCTTGTTACGGGTGGGCGTCACTGTGGGAACGGCAGGAACAGACGCTGGACGACAAACCGAACCTCGCCCGCTGGCTCGACACCCTCGCCGCTCGCGACGCGGTCCAGCGTGGCATGGCTGTCGGCGCGGAGAAACGCTCGAAGCTTCAGGACGACAAGGACGCGCAGAAGGTGCTCTTCAAACAATGA
- a CDS encoding inner membrane-spanning protein YciB, whose product MTTETSQMPDTSKPGSTEPKVNPWLRASLEYGPIIAFFVGYMFVRNMSFTVGGREYEGFLAVTAGFIPLQAICTFFLWRVTGKLSAIQIMTVVLVAVMGGISIWLNDERFIKMKPTILYVFFFVVLGFGLLRGQSYLRVVMEHTMPMTDEGWMILTRRVAFFFAALALANEAIWRTMSTDAWVNFKTFGLPALLFLFFMTQSGLFSKYSLNQADEAKS is encoded by the coding sequence ATGACGACCGAGACCTCCCAGATGCCCGACACGTCCAAGCCCGGTTCGACCGAACCCAAAGTCAATCCCTGGCTTCGTGCCTCGCTGGAATACGGGCCGATCATCGCCTTTTTCGTGGGTTACATGTTCGTGCGCAACATGAGCTTCACGGTCGGCGGACGGGAATACGAGGGCTTCCTCGCCGTGACGGCGGGCTTTATCCCGCTTCAGGCGATCTGCACCTTCTTCCTCTGGCGCGTGACGGGCAAGCTCTCGGCCATCCAGATCATGACAGTTGTCCTCGTCGCCGTGATGGGCGGCATTTCGATCTGGCTCAACGACGAACGCTTCATCAAGATGAAGCCGACGATCCTTTATGTCTTCTTCTTCGTGGTGTTGGGATTCGGGCTGCTGCGCGGGCAAAGCTATCTGCGCGTGGTCATGGAACACACGATGCCCATGACAGACGAGGGCTGGATGATCCTGACCCGCCGCGTCGCCTTCTTCTTCGCGGCCCTCGCTCTTGCGAACGAAGCGATCTGGCGCACCATGTCCACGGACGCATGGGTCAACTTCAAGACCTTCGGCCTTCCCGCGCTCCTCTTCCTGTTCTTCATGACGCAGTCGGGGCTGTTCTCGAAATACAGCCTCAATCAGGCCGACGAAGCGAAAAGCTGA